The Hevea brasiliensis isolate MT/VB/25A 57/8 chromosome 9, ASM3005281v1, whole genome shotgun sequence nucleotide sequence gagttatcggtagacgaaattctgtaattcattaggtatatcatgggatcatgttataccttacggaggggtaagatgTAAAATGTGACAACATCTTTTTATTATTAACTCTAAATGCTCTAGCTaggacagaatacaaatatcgATTTCTGCAGTTTTACCCTTAAAATTCTTTTGCCTGGCtttagttatttatttttattttttgtcagGCGGAAAAAGACCATTGGTATTTATTAAAGTGATCGAGTTGAAGCTGCTACATCTATCATGGTTGTTGGTAGGCTAAAAATTATACAATTAACTTTTCAAATATAAATTACTTCCAATAGGGTTACTTCTATTTTCATATAGATTTAAAAAATActaaattttgtttaattttttttaatatttctttatttatattgcttcattaaaaattaaatagcttatattattaaatattcttTAAATTAACAAATTATTTTTTCAATGTATATTAAATAGtacatattaataaattaataaatacttTCTATGTTTCATTTATTTAATAATCTATCTCAAATTGTAGACCAGGTTACTTTTTAAAATTGAAGTTTAATACCAtcgttcatttttaatttattgtttaagATTTTTTGCATAATGATTAAAAATTAATCAAATCACCTAAATTATAACAAAATCCTCTTAATCTATTTAAATTACTCTTTATCTCacataattaagaaaaaaaaatgagaaataaaaaattatataaataattattatactaAGTAAAGATAATAgcaaaattgacaaaaaaaattaatgcacCGTAATATTTTTAAAGTGACAAATAGTTTTAGACAacgaattttgaaaataaattaaaaaaaaaaatctattagtTCTAAGAATAATTTAGTAAGAtgagttatttttaattttaaatgggGCAAATATGAGAGGAgggtatattaaaaaaatattaaataaaattgttttaattatattaattatattttttaattcatgtaaaaataaaaatttttggaaATGGAAGAGTAAATTACTAGCTTTGTCCATTTTTTATCTATTACATTTAGATTTTGCATGGCGATCAAGAAAATAAttggataatttttttttataaaaaaatattagtaaTTGATTAAATTACCCTTTATCTTACATAATTATTATTTgtgtaaatatttaatatatttaataaaaatacaagataaaattaaaaaaaataatattatttttaatataaatacgataaataaaaataaataaataaaatattatttaaaaaagtgatatataatttaaaataaataaaaaaacaaacaTATCCTTACGAGGGAGAGAGGGAAAGAACACATAATCATTTGAACATTTTAGATTGCCTCTATTTAAGTTCAAGTGTTTCCGGATTTACAATAAAACAACAGACCACCGATTgaggaattttatttttttaattaatttggcaGAGATAAAAAATTGGAATGGATTGGTGAGATTTATGCGAAAAATTATATGTTATTGCAGTGgtttcatataaaataattttatatgaaataataagtcaattaaaattaaatataccaATGATTATACATCCTATAAATATAAAAGTGAggcttaaaaagaaaaattatcaattaattttatttttaattatgttaATTTTTTAATGACCTGTCATTCCATGTATTTGTCTTACATGGGAATCACATAGCCACTATAAAATTTCTCGATTTATAGAGCCCATGAATATCTCTATACAGATCATAtacaattattttataatattattaaattaattaatttaacaaaaacTTTAACATTTAAAGTACATATGTGGTGGAGTACTATCTACAGTAATAATAGGCGTTGCCCAAGAAAGAATCGAGCAACGCTAATAGCCTTTTGGTCGAACAGGCTTGCTCCTAACCTCCTCTAGATttgctttttcttcttctaaggtTAGCTCTTACTCCTGCCATATTCTACGGTTTTCTCCTGCCCTTCTGGGCTGCCTTCCCCATTCTCGGTTAGTGGGTCCCCTTCCCCCCTACTGGGATGGGTTGTAAATAGTTTTTGGTTGGTCTAGTGGGCAGCAATGATGAAGATGGAGGGAAATCTTGGTTGCCAATGGTTTTTGTGCTCTCTGATTTTGCTTTTGCTTGCAGATTAGGTATGTGTCTTTGAATCGCCGAGGAGATATAGCTTCATCAGTTGATCCGAAGAAAAGAACCCCGAGGGTTCAAGTCTCGGTAACCCATCCTAAACCATCGCCTCCCTCTCTGGCCAAAAGAGAACAAGATGCTATAAGGGctctttctcttctttctctattTTCGCCTCCACTACGGTGCGCGATTCTTGGATCCATAAGGGCTTTGCTTTTCATCCCCTCTTGTTGGGTATTGTTATGCTTCTAGTTTGCTTAGATTCTAAAGGTCAATAAACAGCTCTGCGGGCTCTACTAATGCTTGAAGAGCTGTTTAATTCTGTGTATGAACTTCTTGCTGACGTCCCAATCTTAGGTGTAGAAGAAAAGTGGTGCAAGCTTACCATCCTTGGTCTTCATTGTGCCTGATCTAGGATTCCTCAATTGTAGGCCTTGGGCTTTGTTTAGTGTTTGTGGGTTTTAGGCCTATTAAATGTGTTTTCTGCAATATTTGATTGGAGTGGAGGTTTTGATTTAACTGTAGATACAGTTTATAAttgttaattaataattattattattaattgataattgctaattaataataattaatttatatttaatatttgataaaattatatttaattgttaatattattatgtaaaataaataataaaggcatatattatataatttattttatttttaaaataaaaataaaaatattaatatattatattatttattttattattaaattaaatatataatttttaatttaatatattatattatttattatattattaaaataaatatttaattactgatttaatatattatattatttattttattattgaaataaaaaaataattaaatttttttaaaaataattaaataactttaaaattgtaattatcaaaataataaagtaattattattatggataaaaaaaacttataactaattttaagtttttagatgtaaaaaatgtattttttcatgataaataagtattttatattttatgttattaataaaaatattttaacaaagttgcaTTAATTAAGATTTTAagattgtaaataaaaaaataaaagtattaataatattaatattcaaattacatgaaaaataataatataatttaaataaaaaataaaatcaaatcagctattAAGAAATAGCTCTAAAAATAGAACTAATGCAAACTGCAACTGATAGGTATCATATCAGTTACTCATCAATTATCAACTCTATTTTCTTTAATTTACCAAGCATTCTAATTCACCTATTTGAATGTCTATTAACTATTAATTACGCTTAAAAGGTGAGTCAAACACCCTCTAAGTGTTTGTATTGTTTTTTTTTACGTTTCTATTATGAGCCTATAATACTTGACTAATCAATGAAATAATCTtctatctttgaaaaaaaaagaaaaaaggaaaacgaGTCTCACAGCTTCAGGATTATCTAATAAAAAGAGTTAAAATACTACTCAATGGATAATTGATTAGCACAAATTAAGGGAGAGGCACAGCAGAATTAGCGCAGTTTTTGTGTTTTAATCATTTTCCAAAATAAACAAGAAATTTTATTTAGCATGAATTCATGCACTTTAATTCTAAAGTATGCTGGCATGGGTCTACTTATAACTGTTGCGTCTACAATGATTTGTCATTTATTATAACGAGTTTCAAATCTTATCATAATTAACGATGAAATCCATTCGTGGAACATAAACAatgaatcaattttttttttttttttataaattttggtatAATAAAATCCTAtcatccttatatatatatatatatatatatatatataaaatgctCCCGTTATTTTTGTCGACGTTTGAAATCCCTAATTGAGGAAAAACCTATGAATTATTGTCAAATTAATGAAACAATCCATTATTTAATCGTGACAACTCTATATATTTTGCAGTCCGCCATACATTTGTGTTGGTTTGGTTGGTCTTCTAgagttagatttttggtcttttaATTACTCAGTGTTAATCATAattgcaatttttttttcaattcattAGATAAGTTTAGTCGAAGTGTACgtataaattttgaatttgaattctcaaaCATAACTTATCATATTTGAACAATCTCATTTCTTAAATCTAAAATAAATAGTTGAGTTTtactaaaaattataatttaattttttaaataatagtaTTAATTATACATGTGAAGGTAAATTCCCTATTATtcattttaaattcaatgatTGAAATCATTCAAACATGACAAATCACATTTGAATAAACATAAGTTCATAAATTTCgcttattgaaatttttttcttttttttttttttttttgacttatATGAGACACGAAAAGTTGCGTAATCACTTAAAGATTATATTCTGTCCTTTGAAGAACTCCcaacataaataaaaataataaactcATGAGAgacttaaattaaagaagaagttTGTCGTCTTGTGATAAGACTAAGGAATTGTTAGATTTTAAATTACAAgcgaaatttaattaattaaaataaaattctaacattttattttttaaatttgttaattatCTTGTTTATCATTTCGTTTAATTAAAGTGGTTGATCAGactttatcatttttaatttctttttatatgtaaataaatattattggGAGTTATAAATTAGTTTTTATATGATTGtaaagatttattttttttttcttttatttgagtCTGGACATCACGGACTATATCTATATGAAATAATAAGTAGATGAAGGCGGTACCAAATTTCTACTTGCCAGGCTGTATGACACATGGACATGGAAAGACACGTGGGGTGCATCGAACAGGGTCCTCGTTGGTGATAGTCACGTGGGCGTGCTGCATGGATGCATGTTTAAATTCATCGTAAGGAAACCTAGGAGGCCTGAGGAGTCATGAGAATTAAGAGCTCACTTCACCAGTATCCCAGGCACAAGCTCACCTAACCTAACCCAACCCCACCACCTTTTCTTCTTTGGATTTTCctcaatattatttaatattcttGTATTATGGTCGAGAAAGCCGATTCTTCGCTAATTATTGAACGTATTAAAATCTTAATTCAAATCTTTACTCCAACATTGAGATGAAAAATTATCTCTCATGGATGAATTGATTGTGGTATCCATATCCTCGACATCATGAAATTCACTATGGCTCACTAACAAAATTTTTTTATGGGATGAATTAAATGAGGAGCTTGGTGGTGGTCTATAATTCTGTGGGGAGATGGCTTGACttgcattaattatttataaagccAAGAAACGATTCGATTTGTATTCCTAACATGCCTCACCCAGAATACTCTGACAAAAAGTGGGTAAGTAGGGCAGTGACCAACCGACTCCACATCATATATTCTGATCCAATTAAAACCATTGAAGGTCTAATATTCCCATCCCAGGTCATCTCCTCCTCAGCATTGACCCGTCTTAGACGTACCTCCCCAAGATAATTAACACTTGCTTTCCAATCTCTTTAATTACTTTCCAGTATATATTAGCTGTAACCAATTTTCCTTTTCCTGTAATCATATTACATTGCATGCTATCCAAGCCAACTTATTACTATTACTGTTACCCTTCTAATTTTGTCAATATAGTTAATCTTGGCACCCACAAGTTTAGCTTATTGTAAGTCACCTATTAATTTTAGTACGATTTCAAATTCCAATTCTCCTCttcatatataatttaattaaaaaaataatcaaaatttcaaattctaattcttttatattataaaaataacatTGAATACTACTAATCTAAAAATATGACCTCATCAATTACATACTTTAAAACCATATTACGATAAAAAACTGTAAAATGAGCACATGCATTTTCATCCAAAGCCACTTCACCTTTGTTCTATCCTCATCCAAAATTGTATATTAGAGATTAATtgaagtaaaaaagaaaaaagaaaatctaaTATTAGAATGGAAACTAATTCATACTATTATCtgattatattaaataaaattacattCATGCTGACATAAGTGATGATAACTACAAATGTTTTCCTTTTTTGGGTTATTAGAGATGATAACTATATCAAAACCCACTAGCAAAATTTTATATACTAAACCCTAGTTCTTGGAAATGTGAATTCAACGAGGCGCCACGACTATGCGCACGTGTTACGCACTCCCTCTTTCTAGAGCATAAACAATTAGACACCTTATCTTCCTCCATTTGTAGCGTATAAATAGCTAACAAAgcttaatgaaaaccaatttgtTAAGATTGGATCCAACTTTAGTTCAGAACTAATAATCTTACACACAGTTCCACACTTTGCTTTCTTTACTTTCATGGCTTCTGATCTCTCTGTGATCCTCCCTCGTGTCCTCATCGTCTCTAGACGTAGCGTTCGAAAGAACAAATTCGTAGATTTTGTGGGTACGTAGGTTGATTTTCCATTTTGAATCCTCCATTATTTCTGTCTTTAATGTATAGAATATATACCCTCCTGCATTTTTTGCAATGTTTATTGATTTCTTCTTTTGCTATAATATTTCAGGTGAATATCATCTTGATCTTATAGTAGGCTACGGTGCCGTACCAGTTATTGTGCCTCGTGTTAGTGGGGTGCATATGTTGCTGGACAGTTTCGAGCCGATCCATGGTGTTCTTCTTTGTGAAGGAGAAGATATTGATCCATCTCTGTATGAATCTGAAACCACTAATCTTTCACCAGAAGAGTTGGAAGAAATCAGGAGGCTGCACGCAAGCGATACAGCTATTGACAAAGAGAAAGATTCAATCGAATTAAGGCTTGCTAAACTTTGTCTGGAAAGGAACATACCTTACTTGGGAATTTGCCGGGGTTCACAGGTTCTAAATGTTGCCTGCGGGGGTACCCTTTATCTAGACATAGAAAAGGAGGTATCAAACAAGTGTGTGGAGCCCAAAAGAGTGAAGCACATTGATTATGATAATTATGATGGGCATAGACATATGGTTAAGGTAGTTGAGAGCAGCCCTTTGCACCATTGGTTCAAGGATTCTTTGGAAGAAGGTAAAATGGAGATTTCTGTTAATAGTTATCACCACCAAGGCGTTAAGAGTTTGGCCCAAAGATTTGTGCCTATGGCGTTTGCACCTGAAGGACTGATTGAGGGATTTTATGATCCAGATGCCTATAACCCTGAAGAGGGTAAGTTTATAATGGGACTCCAATTCCATCCAGAGCGAATGAGGCAGGCAGATACCGATCATTTTGATTATCCAGGGTGTCCAAAGGCTTATCAGGTATCTATGTGaccaaatttaataaattaatgtaTAATTGGTCCATGTTTTTGGAGTAACATAAAGATATGCACGTATACAGGAATTTGTGAAGGCAGTGATTGCCTATCAGAAGAAGCTTAATAGCACCATATCTGTGCCAAAGCCTCTAAAGCTAAATCAAGAAatggagaagaaaagaaaagttatACTCAGAAGCTTCTCACTTGCAAGAAATATGTACACCACTGGCCAAGAGCTGCACCCATCAAAAGAATCAGAACTGAAAGCTGGAGCAGAATTTCTAGaggtaaatattatatatatttgataATGAAGTTGTTAATTAGATTCTTTCcggaattttatttttattatacatATCATTTGATTTATTATATATGTATTGCAGTCCAACACAGCTCTGAGCTTCCAACAAGAGAATAGGTTAAAGCAGATAGGAGCAACAGTGAGAAACGGTGGATCCTACATTGAGAGATTGAAGTTGAATGAGGAAAGTGAAAGACTAGCAAAAAAAGTGATGGggaaaaagtcagtagagcaGTTGTCTGATCTCTTGTCTTTCTACCACATGATGGGCCAGATTTGCTCTGAAGTCCTGGAAAGAAAGCTTAATGGCATTTTCAGTGAGATTGCTTCCTGATATATcgactttttctattaattcatcACAGTTCACAGGAATCCCCTTGCTTTCCTATCCTGTGTTTTCTTTCCCGTTTCTTTTTCACATGATATGAGTGATGATGCAAAAGAGCAATCGTATttattcataaataattataagaagCTTGCTCATTTGCCTAATTAGTCCTTTCTTGATTAATTATTGACTTAACATGATTTAGAAGATTGTTAAGAGAAGTGAAAATATACTTGAAAGGGAAGGATTTTACAAGTGAGGAATAATGTCCACATGCGAGTACTGTTCGCGGACGCAGGCACTATTATAACAATATGTACATTGTTGTTTTTATCAACAAAGAATATTATTAGAATATCTTATCCACCTAACACTAATAAATGGATATAAAATGGGTGATTGGgatttttaaataaattgatGGAATTCTTATACTTGATGGAATTCTTTACTCAcctggagataaattttaatttcgTGATATTATTATAATATCAATGTATATTGAGAGGTTTGGAGAATTTACATCCAAGTCTTTAAAGCGGGCACAAAAAGAACTCTCTCAAAGACACTGATCATATGGGGCAAACTAAATAATATTTCAGTAGTTTCTTTCATCAGAGTTCTTTAGTGCAACATAATTTTATTGGGCTACAAATA carries:
- the LOC110662168 gene encoding putative glutamine amidotransferase GAT1_2.1 gives rise to the protein MASDLSVILPRVLIVSRRSVRKNKFVDFVGEYHLDLIVGYGAVPVIVPRVSGVHMLLDSFEPIHGVLLCEGEDIDPSLYESETTNLSPEELEEIRRLHASDTAIDKEKDSIELRLAKLCLERNIPYLGICRGSQVLNVACGGTLYLDIEKEVSNKCVEPKRVKHIDYDNYDGHRHMVKVVESSPLHHWFKDSLEEGKMEISVNSYHHQGVKSLAQRFVPMAFAPEGLIEGFYDPDAYNPEEGKFIMGLQFHPERMRQADTDHFDYPGCPKAYQEFVKAVIAYQKKLNSTISVPKPLKLNQEMEKKRKVILRSFSLARNMYTTGQELHPSKESELKAGAEFLESNTALSFQQENRLKQIGATVRNGGSYIERLKLNEESERLAKKVMGKKSVEQLSDLLSFYHMMGQICSEVLERKLNGIFSEIAS